Proteins from a single region of Harmonia axyridis chromosome 4, icHarAxyr1.1, whole genome shotgun sequence:
- the LOC123677838 gene encoding transcription factor Sox-3-like: protein MNAFMVWSRIRRRQITNEYPRLHNSEISKLLGAEWKLLGDAQKKPFIDEAKRLRSQHMLDHPNYKYRPRRKSKIERSELGRMNINPYVDQLQSVSRNVYGQTPIIENRTSSSLPINHRLDSNNIIRTIHVPDTNYEIAISIPPTHLYQDPMPYPRLPRPVQQINQCYEGLKYPMDNVANFSNTSSSGLPPYSTLTTSLPQRSAFRTPNFYSSLYSHSDLASVYFH from the exons ATGAACGCATTCATGGTATGGTCCAGAATAAGAAGACGTCAGATAACTAACGAATATCCAAGACTGCATAATTCGGAAATATCGAAGTTGCTTGGTGCTGAATGGAAGCTACTGGGTGATGCACAGAAGAAACCTTTCATAGACGAAGCCAAACGACTGAGAAGTCAACACATGTTGGATCATCCCAATTATAAATATAGACCTAGACGAAAATCTAAGATAGAGAGGTCAGAGTTGGGTAGAATGAACATAAATCCGTATGTCGATCAGCTACAGAGTGTGTCACGTAATGTCTATGGTCAGACGCCTATTATAG AAAATAGGACCTCTTCATCTTTGCCGATTAATCATCGATTGGATTCAAATAACATCATCAGAACGATACATGTTCCAGATACCAATTACGAAATAGCCATAAGCATACCACCCACTCACTTGTACCAAGACCCTATGCCATATCCCAGGTTACCAAGACCTGTACAACAAATAAATCAATGTTATGAGGGTTTGAAATACCCAATGGACAATGTAGCAAATTTTTCTAACACTAGTTCTTCTGGTCTACCTCCGTACTCCACTCTAACTACCAGTCTACCACAAAGATCAGCGTTTAGAACGCCTAATTTTTATAGTTCTCTGTACAGTCATTCTGACCTAGCATCGGTTTATTTCCATTGA
- the LOC123678718 gene encoding uncharacterized protein LOC123678718, with amino-acid sequence MSANKLKQNYAIRQLQIDDVEEILSLATAAVDDASRHVRFRLRYEELEDIHEKFHNTHNSIISTISVLENPDLVSEKQIKSAFNDTYFTIKTIYNNLFPTISGDVSVKSSKVTPNVKLPKISLPSFSGNYKDWTTFHDIFTSLIHNNANLSDIEKFQYLLSSLKSQALSLLKGFPLTAQNYHIAFDTLTKRYQNKRLLANSYWQDITNISKLTNESVEGLRNLLDTFSENLSSLKNLGLPVDQWDFVLFHMIIQKLDNAKIKRFELQECSSDIPSFRNLHNFLLNQCTALESAALSTSIKPKYSPLAQTQTKQQKPSSSKSTSTFLAQTNNISSKIKCNFCNSPHTIYKCYSFLSKTPTERLKIAQSNNWCINCLHSAHDISKCASKSSCRTCSRKHHSLLHIDSDENEKQTSPSSSDINSCNSAQSFTTTASSNVLLATAQVEILDAWGNYKTVRVLLDSGSQTNIITKKCVASLGLTLSKSFLCIKGIGERSSPSTSTATCTIRPREGIHPIFTFDAVVIPRICSDLPNFTTKFSFHDSLNLADPNFNKPGSVDILLGAEIFPSLLLDGRQEGGVGEPSALETVFGWVLMGRTHSSCKVVNSLHVTLDSSLNATLKAFWELEELPILASESHSPDEILCEEIFKKDISRDCKTGRFSVSLPFKQSIPVSFGDTYSLALRRFLLLEKRLNKDSSLRKQYSDFMKDYLESDHMTLVDSMPSDEFSYFIPHHCVLKPDSTSTKLRVVFDASSKVAGHSSLNDCLLTGQKLQKDIATILLRFRTHKFVFTADKRQMYRQILIHTNHRKYQRILWRFSPSESIKCYELNTVTYGLSSAPFLALRTLRQLAIDEKDSCPLASRILDEDIYIDDVVSGSDNVQNAIDLRNELIYLLNKGGFELRKWASNEPEILEGIPIEHQLMQSFSFTDGEFVKILGLCWNPNIDTFSFVTSKIDSICTKRSILSQLARTYDPLGFLTPFTFFMKHLIQVLWTQGLQWDQTPTSDVVNCWNQCKFELSHLQNLRIPCCIFPESYTRCELHGFGDSSEKGYAAVVYFCFFYSSGQIETFLICAKSKVAPIKRISLPRLELCAALLLAKLISFVVSTYPTGIFSDLFAWSDSTVALSWIKSSPHKWKSFVSNRTTKIQNLVPPENWFHVKSEDNPADFGSRGLTPLKLINCSKWWSGPAWLRSNQILSTSFVDSEDSPLCSEEERKIVLITSVQASLTDDLITKFSSLPKIQRILAYVLRFCFNTRNSSSPCQGKLTFPELTQALLFLVKQVQADIFVVEIDQLRKGKLLSKPLRKLNPFLDSDYVLRVGGRISLSGLSFESKHPALLPCQHPLTDLIIRHFHLKHLHPGHQALQYLICQQFWILSSRRAIHRVLSKCNTCFRSNPKPVQPFMGNLPSSRLHQVKPFQCVGVDFGGPFLITMTRSRGTKYTKAYVCLFICFAVKAIHLELVSDLSSEAFLAALRRFIARRGRCNRIFSDGGTNFRGAYTLLRTLFRNATEAENIDWSFNPPSAPHFGGLWEAGIKSVKTHLMRVIGEQKLTYEELYTVLTQIEAVLNSRPLCPLSSDPNDLSALTPGHFLTLAPLTALPDDDLSHLQINRLSRWQLLSRLHADFWKRWHTEYLHTLQQRQKWDKHSDSTLKPGMLVLINDGPISPLRWRLARIEKLHLGTDGIARVATIRTSQSVLQRPIVKLCPLPQQ; translated from the exons ATGAGTGCtaataaattgaaacaaaattatgCTATTCGACAATTACAAATTGACGATGTTGAGGAAATTCTTTCTTTAGCGACAGCAGCGGTCGATGATGCAAGTCGTCATGTTAGATTCCGACTTCGATATGAAGAGTTGGAggatattcatgaaaaatttcataacactcacaattcaattatttcaaccaTTTCAGTTTTAGAAAACCCTGATTTAGTGTCAGAAAAACAGATAAAGTCAGCATTCAATGATACATATTTCACCATAAAAaccatttataataatttattccccACAATCAGTGGTGATGTTTCGGTCAAATCCTCGAAAGTTACACCTAATGTCAAACTTCCGAAGATTTCTTTGCCATCATTCAGCGGAAATTATAAAGATTGGACAACCTTTCATGACATATTCACTAGTTTGATTCACAATAATGCTAATTTgtctgatattgaaaaattccaataTCTTCTAAGTTCCTTAAAATCCCAAGCTTTGTCATTGTTGAAAGGTTTTCCATTAACAGCACAAAATTACCATATTGCTTTCGACACCTTGACTAAACGTTATCAAAATAAACGTCTTTTGGCGAATTCATATTGGCAAGATATCACGAACATATCAAAGTTGACAAATGAGTCGGTTGAAGGTTTGAGGAACCTACTCGATACATTCTCTGAGAATTTGTCATCTTTGAAAAACTTAGGTTTGCCAGTTGATCAATGGGATTTTGTACTTTTTCATATGATTATTCAGAAACTAGATAACGCTAAAATTAAACGTTTTGAATTACAAGAATGCTCGTCAGATATTCCATCGTTCCGAAATTTACACAATTTCCTTCTGAATCAGTGCACCGCTTTAGAATCTGCAGCTCTCTCTACCTCCATTAAACCCAAATACAGTCCACTTGCTCAAACTCAAACCAAACAGCAAAAACCTTCCTCGAGTAAATCAACCTCCACTTTTCTGGCTCAaactaataatatttcttcaaaaataaaatgtaatttttgcAATTCACCGCATACTATTTACAAATGCTATTCATTTCTGTCCAAAACTCCAACTGAAAGATTGAAAATTGCCCAAAGTAACAATTGGTGTATTAATTGTTTGCAT tcagcgCATGACATTTCGAAATGTGCTTCTAAATCAAGTTGTCGCACTTGTTCTAGGAAACACCATTCTCTGCTCCATATCGATTccgatgaaaatgaaaaacaaacctCTCCCTCTTCTTCTGATATCAATTCATGTAACTCAGCTCAGAGTTTCACTACCACTGCGTCTTCCAACGTTCTTCTCGCTACAGCTCAAGTAGAAATTCTCGATGCCTGGGGGAATTATAAAACTGTCAGAGTTCTTTTAGATAGTGGTTCCCAAACTAATATAATTACTAAAAAGTGTGTTGCTTCACTAGGGTTAACATTATCTAAATCATTTCTATGCATAAAAGGCATAGGAGAAAGATCATCACCATCAACTTCCACTGCCACTTGCACAATCCGCCCCCGAGAAGGGATTCACCCAATCTTTACCTTCGATGCTGTTGTCATCCCAAGAATATGTTCAGACTTGCCAAACTtcacaacaaaattttcattccaCGATTCACTGAATTTGGCggatccaaatttcaataaacctGGTAGTGTCGACATACTTCTGGGAGCTGAAATATTTCCCTCTTTACTTCTTGATGGTCGTCAAGAAGGTGGAGTAGGAGAACCTTCAGCACTCGAAACTGTTTTCGGTTGGGTCTTGATGGGTAGAACTCATTCTTCTTGTAAGGTAGTAAATTCATTGCATGTGACTCTAGATTCATCTCTGAACGCAACTTTGAAGGCATTCTGGGAACTCGAAGAACTTCCAATTTTGGCATCAGAATCACATTCTCCCGATGAAATTCTCTGTGAAGAGATTTTCAAGAAAGATATCTCTCGAGATTGTAAGACAGGTCGTTTTAGTGTATCATTACCCTTCAAACAATCAATTCCCGTTTCATTCGGTGACACCTATTCATTGGCATTGCGTCGTTTCTTGTTGCTGGAGAAACGACTCAATAAAGATTCCTCTCTGCGGAAACAATATAGTGATTTCATGAAAgattatttggaatctgatcATATGACATTGGTAGATTCAATGCCTTCTGATGAATTCTCCTATTTTATCCCACATCATTGCGTTCTCAAACCCGATAGCACTTCCACCAAACTAAGGGTTGTGTTTGATGCCTCATCAAAGGTGGCTGGTCATTCATCTTTGAATGATTGCCTTCTTACAGGCCAAAAGTTGCAAAAGGATATTGCCACCATCCTTCTCCGATTTCGTACACATAAGTTTGTCTTCACGGCCGATAAACGACAAATGTATCGGCAAATTCTGATTCATACGAATCATCGTAAATATCAGCGCATTCTCTGGAGATTTTCACCTTCAGAATCCATAAAGTGTTATGAGTTAAACACTGTCACGTATGGGCTGTCTTCGGCTCCTTTTCTAGCGCTTCGAACCTTGCGTCAGTTGGCTATAGATGAAAAAGATAGTTGTCCTTTAGCTTCTAGGATCCTTGATGAGGATATATACATTGATGATGTCGTGTCAGGTTCCGATAATGTTCAGAATGCCATTGATCTCAGAAATGAGCTCATTTATCTTTTGAACAAAGGGGGCTTCGAATTGCGAAAATGGGCCAGTAATGAGCCGGAAATCCTCGAAGGAATTCCAATAGAACATCAGCTGATGCAGTCATTTTCATTCACTGATGGGGAATTCGTGAAGATTCTTGGACTTTGCTGGAATCCGAATATCGATACTTTTTCATTTGTTACATCTAAAATAGATTCCATTTGCACGAAACGTAGCATATTATCACAACTTGCTCGAACTTACGACCCCTTGGGCTTCTTAACTCCTTTTACTTTTTTCATGAAGCATCTCATACAGGTTCTTTGGACTCAAGGTTTACAGTGGGACCAGACCCCTACTTCTGACGTCGTAAACTGTTGGAATCAATGTAAGTTTGAACTTTCTCATCTACAAAATCTACGTATTCCTTGTTGCATTTTTCCAGAATCATATACCAGATGTGAATTACATGGATTCGGTGATAGTAGTGAAAAAGGTTATGCAGCAGTCGTCTACTTTTGTTTCTTTTATTCATCAGGACAAATTGAAACTTTTCTTATTTGTGCAAAATCCAAAGTTGCTCCCATTAAGCGCATATCTCTTCCTCGTCTGGAGTTATGTGCTGCTCTATTATTAGCGAAACTTATTTCTTTCGTAGTCTCAACCTATCCAACAGGTATATTTTCTGACCTATTCGCCTGGTCAGATTCAACCGTTGCTCTATCTTGGATAAAATCGTCCCCTCATAAGTGGAAATCTTTTGTGAGCAATCGAaccacaaaaattcaaaatcttgtTCCCCCTGAAAACTGGTTTCATGTTAAATCAGAGGATAACCCTGCTGACTTTGGCTCTCGCGGTTTAACTCCGCTAAAATTGATAAATTGCAGTAAGTGGTGGTCGGGACCAGCTTGGTTGAGATCGAACCAAATTCTGAGCACTTCATTTGTTGATTCGGAAGATTCTCCTCTCTGTTCGGAAGAAGAACGGAAAATTGTCCTGATAACATCAGTTCAGGCATCATTGACTGATGACCTAATAACAAAGTTCTCATCTCTCCCGAAAATTCAACGGATTTTAGCATATGTCTTAAGGTTCTGCTTCAATACTCGAAATTCTTCATCGCCTTGCCAAGGCAAGTTGACTTTTCCGGAGCTAACACAGGCCTTACTTTTTCTGGTGAAACAAGTTCAAGCAGATATATTTGTCGTGGAAATCGATCAGCTTCGAAAAGGTAAACTTTTATCTAAGCCCCTCAGAAAACTGAATCCTTTTCTTGACTCAGATTATGTTCTCAGGGTGGGCGGTAGAATTTCTCTTTCAGGGCTCTCTTTTGAGAGCAAACACCCTGCCTTACTTCCTTGCCAACATCCTCTGACGGACCTCATAATTCGTCATTTCCACCTTAAACACCTACATCCAGGTCACCAAGCATTGCAATACCTTATTTGTCAGCAATTTTGGATACTTTCATCTAGGCGAGCTATACATCGGGTGCTCTCCAAATGTAACACTTGTTTCCGTTCGAATCCTAAGCCAGTTCAGCCGTTTATGGGAAACTTGCCTTCTAGCCGTTTACACCAGGTAAAGCCATTTCAATGTGTTGGTGTTGATTTCGGTGGTCCTTTCCTCATCACTATGACAAGGTCAAGAGGTACTAAATACACAAAAGCATACGTTTGCCTTTTCATTTGTTTCGCGGTTAAGGCAATACACTTAGAGTTGGTTTCTGACCTTTCTTCAGAAGCGTTCTTAGCAGCATTACGACGCTTTATAGCACGTAGAGGTCGGTGTAATCGAATATTTAGTGACGGTGGTACCAATTTCCGTGGTGCCTACACTCTTTTACGTACTTTGTTCCGCAATGCTACCGAGGCTGAAAATATTGATTGGAGTTTCAATCCTCCATCTGCACCTCACTTCGGCGGTCTCTGGGAAGCTGGcataaaatcagtgaaaacacaTTTAATGAGAGTGATAGGTGAGCAGAAATTGACTTATGAAGAACTGTATACGGTTCTGACACAAATTGAAGCGGTTCTAAATTCACGACCCCTCTGCCCATTGAGCAGTGATCCAAATGACCTATCCGCCTTGACACCGGGTCATTTTTTGACTCTTGCACCCTTGACTGCGCTACCAGATGATGATTTGTCCCATTTACAAATCAATAGGTTGTCTCGATGGCAATTGCTCTCGCGGCTTCATGCTGATTTTTGGAAACGTTGGCACACCGAATATCTACATACGTTACAACAACGTCAAAAGTGGGATAAACATTCAGATTCCACCCTAAAACCAGGAATGCTTGTCCTCATCAATGATGGACCTATTTCTCCTTTGCGCTGGCGATTGGCAAGAATCGAGAAATTACATCTGGGTACAGATGGAATAGCTCGTGTAGCTACCATTCGCACAAGCCAAAGTGTGCTGCAACGACCTATTGTAAAGTTGTGTCCATTGCCACAGCAATAG